The Paenibacillus sp. MBLB1832 genome has a window encoding:
- a CDS encoding MBOAT family O-acyltransferase, with the protein MFYMHMNAMVAMSGMIAVLMLTRKWADNKRILMIIFSLCFLLLFSKKLVVFYAIFTLINYVGFVYLCRTTLWRKATFIFGIAANIVGVFLGVRFFVMGIFHNPMFDTIIYLGLIYNVLKVIDAYYFAYFFGKDGEVPAIDYANYVLFIPTFTSGPILKFRDFMADSKKPYTVDAKLFEDSVKRIILGLFKKIVVVTWMTGIFNNVLSHELHTWHSLFLLIWFYALIYFDFSGYSDMAIGFGRLMGYTMPENFKKPLLSPSMTQFWRNWHVTLGDFFRDHIFMFFSRKTPSVGLTASLSILIMVLMGLWHGFTWLYFLYGLYHGIIIALENMFKITTVNRKKVSKAYFYFRCLITQTLVTFSVIIYSSNWETVLRIYKGLLHFTG; encoded by the coding sequence ATGTTTTATATGCACATGAACGCGATGGTCGCAATGAGCGGCATGATCGCCGTTCTCATGCTTACCCGCAAGTGGGCGGATAATAAACGCATCTTAATGATCATTTTCAGCCTATGCTTTCTGCTGTTGTTCAGCAAAAAGCTGGTCGTTTTCTATGCCATTTTTACCCTAATCAATTATGTCGGCTTCGTGTATTTATGTCGGACAACTCTCTGGCGCAAGGCCACCTTCATCTTCGGAATTGCGGCCAACATTGTGGGCGTTTTTCTCGGGGTTCGCTTTTTCGTGATGGGGATTTTCCACAATCCGATGTTTGATACGATTATTTATTTGGGCCTCATTTATAACGTGTTGAAGGTCATTGATGCTTATTATTTCGCTTATTTCTTTGGCAAAGACGGCGAAGTACCCGCCATCGATTATGCGAACTATGTGTTGTTCATCCCGACCTTCACGTCGGGTCCGATTCTAAAATTCCGTGATTTCATGGCGGATAGCAAAAAGCCCTACACCGTCGACGCCAAACTGTTCGAAGACAGTGTAAAGCGGATTATTCTTGGCCTTTTTAAGAAAATTGTTGTTGTCACATGGATGACGGGTATTTTCAATAACGTGCTCTCGCATGAGCTTCACACATGGCATTCCTTGTTCCTGTTGATCTGGTTCTACGCACTGATTTATTTCGACTTCTCGGGGTATTCGGACATGGCGATTGGCTTTGGGCGTTTGATGGGCTATACGATGCCGGAAAACTTCAAAAAACCCCTCCTGTCCCCCTCGATGACGCAATTTTGGCGGAATTGGCATGTGACGTTGGGTGACTTTTTCCGAGACCACATCTTCATGTTCTTCTCGCGCAAAACGCCCTCTGTCGGGCTCACCGCAAGCCTCTCCATCCTGATCATGGTATTGATGGGTCTCTGGCACGGCTTTACATGGCTGTACTTCCTCTATGGGCTGTACCATGGCATTATTATTGCACTGGAGAATATGTTTAAAATCACGACCGTGAATCGGAAAAAGGTGTCCAAAGCCTACTTCTATTTCCGCTGCCTCATCACACAGACGTTGGTTACGTTCTCAGTTATTATTTACAGTTCGAATTGGGAGACGGTGCTTCGCATTTATAAAGGCTTGCTTCATTTTACTGGATGA
- a CDS encoding class-II aminoacyl-tRNA synthetase family protein has translation MNTVKISLAGLAESQHGQVKYASAFADEHIHDIALVDGHIHITHSSPNGDEGITARVERLIERFSHGDFGFKENILFEHKVNTPYEGDIIAELVERKAIKVLEPGLFIFREPFSSLMRFLDYSFVTKIAKRFEGMQEEQYPAVIHSHTLNKTNHFTSFPEHIHFVTHLREDLDVIESFSQSIREAGGWDQEKPLAMDANMVKPNFMMNPSTCYHCYEGLENETLEGDGIVVTAIAKCHRFESKNHSDFGRLLDFSMREIIFVGKPDFVKENRLKSIEYLKELAVEWNVDSMLEIANDPFFTNDFQVKASFQRNQEMKYELRLSIPHVKKSIACSSVNFHSNTFGNAFNIKMGKRNAVTGCVGFGIERWAFAFLAQYGLDESQWPATFREQYHAWQEKAL, from the coding sequence ATGAATACGGTTAAAATTTCATTGGCAGGCTTGGCCGAAAGCCAACATGGACAAGTCAAATATGCCTCTGCTTTCGCAGATGAGCATATTCACGATATCGCTTTAGTTGACGGTCACATCCATATTACCCACAGCTCACCGAATGGTGATGAAGGGATTACCGCGCGAGTGGAGCGCTTGATTGAGCGTTTCTCCCACGGTGATTTCGGCTTCAAAGAAAACATCCTGTTCGAGCACAAAGTGAACACGCCGTACGAAGGCGACATTATTGCTGAGCTTGTGGAACGCAAGGCGATTAAAGTGCTTGAGCCGGGCCTCTTCATTTTCCGTGAGCCGTTCTCCAGCTTGATGCGCTTCCTGGACTACTCGTTCGTCACGAAGATCGCCAAACGCTTCGAAGGCATGCAAGAGGAGCAATATCCTGCCGTCATTCACAGCCATACGCTCAACAAAACGAATCACTTCACGTCTTTCCCGGAGCACATCCATTTCGTGACGCATCTTCGCGAGGATTTGGATGTCATCGAATCGTTCTCCCAATCCATTCGTGAGGCGGGCGGTTGGGATCAAGAGAAGCCATTGGCGATGGATGCGAACATGGTCAAGCCTAACTTCATGATGAATCCTTCTACGTGCTACCACTGCTATGAAGGTTTGGAAAATGAAACGCTTGAAGGCGACGGAATCGTCGTCACAGCCATTGCGAAATGTCATCGTTTCGAGTCCAAAAACCACTCCGATTTCGGACGCTTGCTTGACTTCTCGATGCGCGAAATCATTTTCGTCGGTAAGCCTGACTTCGTCAAAGAGAACCGCCTGAAATCGATTGAATATTTGAAAGAGCTCGCCGTAGAGTGGAACGTAGACAGCATGCTGGAGATCGCGAACGATCCGTTCTTCACGAACGATTTCCAAGTGAAAGCGTCGTTCCAGCGCAACCAAGAGATGAAGTATGAGCTTCGCCTCTCCATCCCGCATGTGAAGAAGTCAATTGCCTGCTCTTCGGTCAACTTCCATAGCAACACGTTCGGTAACGCCTTTAATATTAAAATGGGCAAACGCAACGCCGTCACTGGCTGCGTCGGCTTCGGTATTGAGCGTTGGGCGTTCGCATTCCTTGCCCAGTACGGACTTGATGAGTCGCAATGGCCTGCTACTTTCCGCGAGCAGTACCACGCTTGGCAAGAGAAAGCACTATAA
- a CDS encoding acyl carrier protein has translation MSNESLLAELEQHIRERYEIAEDDDDFNVDVHLFDYGFIDSVGATALIAHIEKTYNIQVTNQDLMLYPMNTVSEIAEFISKKTAR, from the coding sequence ATGTCTAACGAATCCCTACTCGCTGAGCTGGAACAGCATATTCGCGAACGCTACGAAATTGCTGAGGACGATGATGATTTCAACGTAGACGTTCATCTCTTCGACTACGGCTTCATCGACTCCGTCGGTGCAACGGCGTTAATTGCTCATATCGAGAAAACGTACAATATCCAAGTGACGAACCAGGATTTAATGTTGTATCCCATGAACACGGTAAGTGAAATTGCCGAATTTATTTCCAAGAAGACAGCGAGGTAA
- a CDS encoding FG-GAP repeat domain-containing protein, which yields MSKIRILKLVIGLGLSCLILVVLLLFLPKVEATKLLYATNGDAFDTAAYGHFEQTLQAGVHIDKQNLLTLSSRQLRSYDALYLDPGLVEDPDWTKQEEKLIAFVKQGGHLLLENEFAERFPLDFLGAKAIIDLKKLPLTDFGSSVVTVNTFTLSYPQVPINLQGIQQTFQLFTNSYLKHTKMDDMPGFNLGFGFTPSAGVSVVNMGKAFESKTPVSLVMHNRVGKGAVLISSNFLPNRYFATGYDMMSGSDPKLGFAQYAAKYQSESKFTPGTTYFNKRALPIEPYFNFAWAAANMQYRSELLAYVSKETLGYSVKKSLGPYGRPAMAFQNHFEAMPAIGQKDGIAWAETLKTYNEVPSFTLVRNAFYWGKWRESITVQLNTGTNAKPSFVGELPGSGYASGLHVMAAGVPLRQATYPQDRDLASAIELPYRAYPAAADLNGDGRTDVLAGSSDGFVYVYTNQGPDAAAYASEPLPKGLAQPDTFGAPSKLLLESGAPLQLGPYSAVHAADVNGDGRTDLVVSDESGAVWSLPQLAGGRFGQPAAVRAGSAALQLPAGPAAPFVADVNGDGKLDLVLGAADGRVWLYKGRSAAALDLEPKGSVIITLPHQATHAAPAVRDLNQDGRPDLVVGSSDGDLQVFLQGADGAWTAQGPLEGTTLNQVGDHALVAGHYSVPLWLDLNHDSKDDLVVGGIEFGSPVAIDDPHFPYKAELNAFIQYARDNHLQLNPHIFVHNFKSTEDEKAEIALHKQAFEKLGIPWLHPGTNQHTWRVNNEDHVQTLQSETGQGMWYNFGFFPAESPVLDRPRSIWSLPFMLQNGSEKNSTPMLIHTPTPVLRPTGDFANTDVFESMAKLDMPIDYFEHIEYHYPVPEKVAELTEFADYFDKLRTKHDYNFMSETQMAKSFLTAMKSEVRISQSWASYLWDRLKDHLSGSNPHFHATLTVDASAVPSLAEEYADTLGVSIEKGEKLAQYSLQSDAHVYTTIENKLYLGLTGKTNLHIGPASQQLHVVRSNVPFTLSSEGNKQQVKLQSAGLQQLKLYSPNELTFEASDAAVVHDAAAHTYTITRYGDVRTLTFTSAVDAQP from the coding sequence TTGTCGAAAATTCGTATACTGAAATTGGTGATCGGGCTCGGTTTGAGTTGTCTCATTCTAGTTGTATTGCTTCTATTTTTACCAAAAGTAGAAGCAACTAAGCTGCTCTATGCCACGAATGGTGATGCTTTCGATACGGCGGCTTATGGCCATTTCGAGCAAACCCTGCAGGCTGGTGTTCATATTGATAAACAAAACTTACTTACCCTCTCCTCCCGTCAGCTGCGCAGCTATGATGCGTTGTATCTCGATCCAGGACTAGTTGAAGATCCTGATTGGACGAAACAAGAGGAGAAATTGATTGCGTTCGTGAAGCAAGGCGGCCATTTGTTGTTGGAAAATGAGTTCGCTGAACGATTTCCGTTGGATTTCCTAGGGGCTAAAGCGATTATTGATTTGAAAAAGCTGCCGCTTACTGATTTCGGTTCATCTGTTGTTACTGTAAACACATTTACGCTCAGCTATCCGCAAGTACCTATTAATTTGCAAGGCATTCAACAAACCTTTCAACTATTTACAAACAGTTATTTAAAGCATACTAAAATGGATGATATGCCAGGTTTTAACCTTGGATTTGGTTTTACACCTTCCGCTGGTGTTTCTGTTGTGAACATGGGTAAAGCATTCGAGTCCAAGACGCCCGTTTCCCTTGTTATGCATAATCGGGTAGGCAAAGGCGCTGTCTTGATCAGCAGCAATTTCCTGCCGAATCGTTACTTTGCCACAGGCTATGACATGATGAGCGGCTCGGATCCGAAGCTAGGCTTCGCCCAATATGCAGCCAAATATCAATCAGAGAGCAAATTTACACCTGGAACGACGTATTTCAATAAAAGAGCGCTGCCGATTGAACCTTATTTCAATTTTGCTTGGGCCGCTGCCAACATGCAATACCGCAGCGAGCTGCTGGCTTATGTCTCGAAAGAGACGCTCGGGTACAGCGTGAAGAAAAGCCTTGGGCCTTATGGGCGACCTGCGATGGCGTTTCAGAACCATTTCGAGGCGATGCCCGCCATTGGGCAAAAGGATGGCATTGCCTGGGCGGAGACGCTCAAAACGTATAACGAGGTTCCCTCGTTCACGTTGGTTCGCAACGCCTTCTACTGGGGCAAATGGCGCGAGAGCATAACCGTGCAGCTCAACACAGGAACGAACGCGAAGCCGTCGTTCGTCGGTGAGCTGCCTGGCTCAGGCTACGCGAGCGGCCTGCACGTCATGGCGGCCGGCGTACCACTGCGGCAAGCCACGTACCCCCAAGATCGCGATCTGGCGAGCGCGATTGAACTGCCTTACCGCGCGTACCCTGCCGCCGCGGACCTGAACGGCGACGGCCGCACTGACGTGCTGGCCGGCAGCAGTGACGGATTCGTGTACGTCTACACGAATCAAGGGCCGGACGCGGCGGCTTACGCCAGTGAGCCGCTGCCGAAGGGCCTGGCGCAGCCCGACACGTTCGGCGCGCCATCGAAGCTGTTGCTGGAGAGCGGCGCGCCGCTCCAGCTCGGCCCTTACAGTGCCGTTCACGCCGCTGACGTGAACGGGGACGGCCGCACGGACCTCGTCGTCTCCGACGAGTCCGGCGCGGTGTGGTCCCTGCCGCAGCTCGCGGGCGGCAGGTTCGGTCAGCCCGCGGCGGTACGCGCGGGCAGTGCCGCGCTGCAGCTGCCCGCAGGGCCTGCAGCGCCGTTCGTCGCCGACGTGAACGGCGACGGCAAACTCGACCTCGTCCTAGGCGCAGCCGATGGACGAGTGTGGCTCTACAAGGGCCGCAGCGCAGCGGCCCTGGATCTTGAACCGAAAGGCAGCGTAATCATCACGCTGCCGCACCAGGCCACGCACGCCGCGCCAGCGGTGCGTGACCTCAATCAAGATGGCCGACCAGATCTCGTGGTCGGCAGCAGCGACGGGGACCTGCAGGTGTTCCTCCAAGGCGCCGATGGCGCTTGGACAGCACAAGGTCCCCTCGAAGGGACAACCTTGAACCAAGTCGGCGACCATGCCTTGGTGGCGGGCCATTATTCGGTACCTTTGTGGCTGGATCTTAATCACGACAGCAAGGATGACCTCGTCGTAGGCGGCATTGAGTTTGGATCGCCTGTGGCGATCGACGATCCGCATTTCCCTTACAAAGCAGAGTTAAACGCGTTCATTCAGTACGCGCGCGACAATCATTTACAACTAAATCCGCATATTTTTGTGCATAATTTTAAGAGTACGGAAGACGAGAAGGCTGAGATCGCTTTACATAAACAAGCTTTCGAAAAGCTGGGTATTCCTTGGCTCCACCCTGGAACGAACCAGCATACGTGGCGTGTGAACAATGAGGATCATGTGCAGACGCTGCAATCCGAAACAGGGCAAGGCATGTGGTACAATTTCGGATTTTTCCCAGCGGAGTCCCCTGTCCTTGACCGCCCGCGATCGATCTGGTCGCTGCCTTTTATGCTGCAAAATGGGTCAGAAAAGAACAGCACGCCGATGCTCATTCATACACCTACCCCTGTGCTACGGCCGACAGGCGATTTTGCGAACACTGACGTATTCGAGTCCATGGCCAAACTCGATATGCCGATCGATTACTTCGAGCATATTGAATATCATTACCCTGTGCCTGAGAAGGTTGCGGAGTTAACCGAATTTGCCGATTACTTTGACAAGCTTCGTACGAAGCATGATTATAATTTTATGTCCGAGACGCAGATGGCCAAATCGTTCCTAACCGCGATGAAAAGCGAGGTTCGCATTAGCCAATCCTGGGCGTCCTACTTATGGGATCGTCTCAAAGATCATTTAAGCGGCAGTAACCCGCATTTCCATGCGACCTTAACGGTCGATGCTTCCGCTGTCCCATCCTTAGCCGAAGAGTATGCGGACACCCTAGGTGTCTCCATCGAAAAAGGCGAGAAGCTGGCCCAGTACTCTCTGCAAAGTGATGCCCATGTGTACACAACGATCGAAAACAAGCTCTACCTCGGTTTAACAGGCAAAACGAACCTTCATATTGGTCCTGCTTCCCAGCAGCTCCATGTGGTGCGTTCGAATGTGCCTTTCACCCTTAGCTCGGAAGGCAATAAGCAGCAAGTGAAGCTGCAATCGGCAGGGCTGCAGCAATTGAAGTTGTATAGTCCTAACGAGCTCACTTTCGAGGCTAGCGATGCTGCTGTCGTTCATGACGCAGCCGCACATACGTATACGATCACCCGTTATGGTGACGTGAGGACCCTTACTTTTACAAGCGCTGTCGATGCTCAGCCATAA
- a CDS encoding DUF3656 domain-containing U32 family peptidase, which translates to MRTIRREDVELLAPAGDWDCLRAAVANGADAVFFGVEKFNARARAHNFTMAELPDIMSFLHLYGVQGFLTFNILVFEEELNDAKQLIEACVDAGVDAVIVQDLGLVKMIREISPDFPIHGSTQMTITSPEAVEFTKPFDIERVVLGRENNLKQIKQIGDQAKLPMEVFVHGALCVSYSGQCLTSEMWGGRSANRGECAQACRLPYDLMVDGVQKPMGDVTYLLSPKDLAAIEIVPELIEAGVRSFKIEGRLKTPEYVANVVSKYRKAIDRYFDGEDARPSKEEVRELQQSFSRGFTVGFLQGTNNKQLVDGTFPKSRGVFVGRIKQILRDAVICELEAPLKRGDGLVFDAGDPTKKEEGGRIYDLRRKGEKLEGEAEGGLIEIVMGRNDVDLGRLHVGDRIWKTNDPALDKRLRQTFETDKPYRTFPVSVRVSGVLGEPLKSWWTDTRGGHTVFVQSELPLVQAEKRPMDEQLFTEQFGRLGGTIYELAELDVQLDGALIVPMRELNSMRRMAVELMEDERQKPRAYIKRAVGVYDDVPATAAVKQAEAGGLTASERSEVELTALCRNLDQVKAVLATTDVGLIYADFEFIKQFPAAVEAVHAAGRKIALVTPRIHMPGETGYFKNILKLGPDAVLIRNTGAAFFLLKHRLENPDAHHPQLIGDFSLNVANHKTAALFLEAGLSKVTPSYDLNIQQMVDLLRRAETSKLEVVIHQHMPMFHTEHCVYCTFLSEGTDYTNCGRPCEEQRVSLQDRVGMSHPVRVDEGCRNTVYNAVDQSGAEYLNHFMDLGIRSFRVEFLEETPEKVTEILELYRRAIDGQISGTQVWRSLKATNQLGVTKGTLVK; encoded by the coding sequence ATGCGTACGATACGGAGAGAAGATGTAGAATTATTAGCCCCTGCGGGGGATTGGGATTGTTTGCGAGCGGCTGTTGCCAATGGGGCGGATGCCGTGTTTTTTGGTGTGGAGAAATTTAATGCGCGCGCTCGTGCGCACAACTTTACGATGGCGGAGCTGCCCGACATTATGTCATTCCTTCATCTATATGGCGTTCAGGGCTTCCTTACGTTTAACATTCTCGTGTTTGAGGAAGAGTTGAACGACGCGAAGCAGTTAATTGAAGCGTGTGTGGATGCAGGCGTAGATGCGGTCATTGTACAGGATTTAGGTTTAGTCAAAATGATTCGTGAAATCTCCCCCGATTTCCCGATTCACGGTTCCACGCAGATGACGATTACATCGCCAGAGGCGGTTGAGTTTACCAAACCGTTCGATATCGAGCGTGTCGTGCTCGGGCGTGAAAATAATTTGAAACAAATCAAACAAATCGGTGATCAGGCGAAGCTTCCAATGGAAGTGTTCGTGCATGGTGCGCTTTGCGTTTCCTACTCGGGCCAGTGTTTAACCTCGGAGATGTGGGGAGGCCGCTCCGCGAACCGCGGCGAGTGCGCGCAAGCGTGCCGCTTGCCGTATGATTTGATGGTCGATGGCGTACAGAAGCCAATGGGCGATGTGACGTATTTGCTGTCGCCGAAGGATTTGGCAGCCATTGAAATCGTGCCTGAGCTGATCGAAGCGGGCGTTCGTTCTTTCAAAATTGAGGGGCGTCTGAAGACCCCTGAATATGTAGCCAATGTTGTGAGCAAATATCGCAAAGCGATTGATCGTTATTTCGATGGGGAGGACGCGCGACCTTCCAAAGAGGAAGTGCGTGAGCTGCAGCAAAGCTTCTCGCGTGGATTTACGGTTGGTTTCCTGCAAGGAACCAACAACAAGCAATTGGTCGACGGCACGTTTCCGAAGAGCCGCGGCGTGTTTGTGGGCCGCATCAAGCAGATTCTGCGCGATGCCGTCATCTGCGAGCTAGAGGCGCCGCTGAAGCGCGGCGACGGGCTTGTGTTCGACGCGGGGGACCCGACGAAGAAGGAAGAGGGCGGACGCATCTACGATTTGCGCCGCAAAGGCGAGAAACTCGAGGGTGAAGCCGAGGGTGGATTGATCGAAATCGTCATGGGACGCAACGATGTGGACCTGGGACGTCTTCATGTGGGCGACCGCATCTGGAAGACGAATGATCCTGCGCTGGACAAGCGTTTGCGCCAGACGTTTGAAACGGATAAACCTTACCGTACGTTCCCGGTAAGTGTAAGAGTGAGCGGCGTGCTCGGGGAGCCGCTGAAAAGCTGGTGGACGGACACGCGCGGCGGTCATACCGTCTTCGTACAGTCCGAGCTTCCGCTGGTTCAAGCGGAGAAGAGACCGATGGACGAACAGCTCTTCACCGAGCAGTTCGGTCGCCTGGGCGGCACGATTTACGAGCTTGCCGAGCTGGATGTCCAGCTGGACGGCGCGTTGATCGTGCCGATGCGTGAGCTGAACAGCATGCGTCGCATGGCTGTTGAGTTGATGGAAGACGAGCGCCAGAAGCCGCGCGCGTACATCAAGCGCGCCGTCGGCGTGTATGACGACGTGCCAGCTACTGCGGCCGTGAAACAAGCTGAAGCAGGTGGCTTAACGGCTTCCGAGCGCAGCGAGGTGGAGCTGACCGCGCTATGCCGCAACCTGGACCAGGTGAAGGCTGTGCTGGCGACAACGGACGTTGGCTTGATTTATGCGGATTTCGAATTTATTAAGCAGTTCCCTGCGGCGGTTGAAGCCGTTCATGCGGCTGGGCGCAAGATCGCCCTGGTCACGCCACGGATTCATATGCCAGGGGAAACGGGCTATTTTAAGAATATTCTAAAGCTGGGGCCAGATGCGGTTCTGATCCGTAACACAGGCGCAGCGTTCTTCTTATTGAAGCACCGCTTGGAGAATCCAGATGCGCACCATCCACAGCTGATTGGCGATTTCTCCTTGAATGTGGCTAACCATAAGACGGCCGCATTATTCTTGGAAGCTGGCTTGTCCAAAGTAACGCCATCGTACGATTTGAACATTCAGCAGATGGTCGATCTGCTTCGCCGTGCGGAAACATCCAAGCTTGAAGTCGTGATCCATCAGCATATGCCGATGTTCCACACGGAGCACTGCGTCTACTGTACCTTCCTCAGCGAAGGTACGGATTATACGAATTGCGGTCGTCCGTGTGAGGAGCAACGTGTGTCCTTGCAAGACCGAGTTGGCATGTCGCATCCAGTACGCGTAGATGAGGGCTGCCGCAACACCGTGTACAACGCGGTTGATCAGTCAGGCGCAGAGTACTTGAACCATTTCATGGACCTTGGCATCCGCTCGTTCCGTGTCGAGTTCTTGGAAGAGACGCCTGAGAAAGTAACGGAGATTCTTGAACTGTACCGTCGCGCGATCGATGGTCAAATCAGCGGCACACAAGTATGGCGCTCGCTGAAGGCGACGAACCAGCTAGGTGTCACTAAAGGAACACTCGTGAAATAG
- a CDS encoding ABC transporter ATP-binding protein, producing the protein MLEVKQVSKLYENSRGVHNIDFSMQRGEIVGFLGPNGAGKTTTMRMITGYLNPTHGQIWVDGHSMAESPKKARRKIGYLPETPPLYPEMTVQSYLRFIANLRDVPAREQKLAVSEAISKLGLQGREKQIIRSLSKGYKQRVGLAQAILHKPDLLVLDEPTSGLDPKQIIEIRQLIHELGENHTVLLSTHILPEINAICNRVLIINQGRVVLDERPEHLGRTMGETFEVSLEVKGPRERILTELRSLPSVGEVKEVDTAAANETPPAQAAPALEAESATDEAASPALAVAPTPTESVKLLVTSADRAEDIREALFFRLAGAGYPILEMKRESLSLEDIFLKLTTDEPAEPELVPSEEVDTDA; encoded by the coding sequence ATGCTAGAGGTCAAACAAGTCAGCAAGCTCTACGAAAACAGCCGCGGCGTACATAACATCGACTTCTCGATGCAGCGTGGAGAAATCGTCGGCTTCTTGGGGCCGAACGGTGCTGGCAAAACAACGACAATGCGCATGATCACAGGTTACCTGAATCCGACGCATGGTCAAATCTGGGTAGACGGCCACTCCATGGCCGAAAGTCCGAAGAAGGCGCGCCGCAAGATCGGCTACCTGCCAGAAACACCACCTTTGTATCCGGAGATGACGGTACAATCGTACCTGCGCTTCATCGCGAATCTGCGTGACGTGCCTGCGCGCGAGCAGAAGCTCGCTGTCAGCGAAGCGATCAGCAAGCTGGGCTTGCAAGGTCGCGAGAAGCAAATCATTCGCTCCCTGTCCAAGGGCTATAAGCAGCGCGTCGGACTCGCGCAAGCGATTCTGCACAAGCCAGATCTGCTTGTTCTGGACGAGCCCACGTCGGGCCTCGATCCGAAGCAGATCATCGAGATCCGCCAGCTTATCCATGAGCTGGGCGAGAACCACACTGTGCTGCTGAGCACGCACATTTTGCCTGAAATTAACGCGATTTGTAACCGCGTTCTGATTATTAACCAGGGCCGCGTCGTCCTCGACGAGCGTCCAGAGCATCTCGGCCGCACAATGGGCGAGACGTTCGAGGTGTCGCTCGAGGTCAAGGGACCTCGCGAGCGGATCTTGACCGAACTGCGCAGCCTGCCGTCCGTCGGCGAAGTGAAGGAAGTCGACACGGCAGCGGCGAACGAAACGCCACCTGCACAGGCAGCGCCAGCGCTCGAAGCGGAGTCCGCGACGGACGAAGCCGCTTCTCCAGCTCTAGCCGTCGCGCCAACGCCGACGGAATCCGTGAAGCTGCTTGTAACCTCGGCAGATCGCGCCGAAGACATCCGCGAAGCGTTGTTCTTCCGCCTCGCTGGAGCAGGCTACCCGATTCTAGAGATGAAGCGGGAAAGCCTCAGCCTGGAGGATATTTTCCTCAAGCTGACGACAGACGAGCCAGCGGAGCCTGAACTTGTACCATCCGAGGAGGTAGACACCGATGCGTAG
- a CDS encoding ABC transporter permease subunit: MRRIWAICSKELQMYFFSPVAYVAFAFYVLLSSFFFYINFVSGQPPIVDARSIVGNTSFIYLFIIPLITMRLIADEFRQGTDELLLTSPTGIGEIILGKYLSALIVQIGLVAVSLIYPLIMSAFGTLDKPVTWLSYLSMFLLGCAMMAIGLFASSLSNNQMVAGISAFVILLLLWLLDWVSSSMTGKLKDYVGQFSLTSHLSNLQKGVLHGGDILFYVTLTALFLVLCIQVLERKRWR; this comes from the coding sequence ATGCGTAGAATCTGGGCCATTTGCTCGAAAGAGCTTCAAATGTATTTCTTTTCGCCAGTTGCGTATGTCGCGTTTGCCTTCTACGTGCTGCTGTCGAGCTTCTTTTTCTACATTAATTTCGTGAGTGGACAGCCGCCGATCGTTGATGCGCGCTCCATTGTGGGCAACACCTCGTTCATCTATCTGTTCATTATCCCGCTCATCACCATGCGTCTAATCGCGGACGAGTTCCGTCAAGGAACCGATGAGTTGCTCCTGACGTCGCCAACAGGTATTGGCGAAATCATCTTGGGCAAATATTTGTCAGCGCTCATTGTGCAAATCGGTTTAGTAGCGGTCAGTTTGATCTATCCGTTGATTATGTCTGCGTTTGGCACACTGGATAAGCCTGTAACATGGCTGTCTTACTTGAGCATGTTCCTTTTAGGCTGTGCGATGATGGCGATTGGACTATTCGCATCCAGCCTATCGAATAACCAGATGGTAGCGGGAATCTCGGCCTTCGTTATTTTGCTCCTGCTCTGGCTCTTGGATTGGGTAAGCAGCAGCATGACAGGCAAATTAAAGGATTATGTCGGTCAATTCTCCTTGACCAGCCACCTGAGCAACCTGCAAAAGGGCGTGCTCCACGGCGGCGACATCCTCTTTTACGTGACATTAACTGCCTTGTTCCTGGTTCTATGTATACAAGTCCTTGAAAGAAAGCGTT